TCTGAAATTAGGTCCAGCATTGTATTAACACGATCACATTTACATCACAGTTGCATTTGTACAACCCTCCATTATTTTTAAGGGCAGAAGAAAGAACCTGGACCTGATGGCCAGCTCTGAGGAGGAGGCCAAGCAGTGGGTCACCAGCCTGGAGAAGATAATGTCCAACATGGAGAACCTTAACAGTCAGCAGAAGACTGAGCAGTATCCTTCTCACAGATAAAGAGTCAGAACCACGGGAATCAGAATCTATAGAAAGGCCTTGGAACCTCTAActctggcaatttgactggtaaactatATGAGTACAACggccgccagtccacccattatgacatcattgacttgaatggggaggtCCATTCTAtcgattctatttctatggtcatAACAGCCTCGTCGTGGTTAGGGTATGTATACTTTAGTTACTAACCATTTGTTTTTGAGAAACTCGTATTCATTTGAAATGACTGAATCAATATTGTACTGGGCAGTAATATTTGATAGTGAATATTCAGTGTATTATAtatacacatcacatacacaacCAAACGGTTTATCTGATAAATAGCAATCTGCTAGAGACTGTGTTTGAGTTACAGTAGTAGGCAGTGAAAAAAATGTCTGAGAATGGACTTCTAAATTCAAGTTACAAAGCATTAACAAACCGTTACAAGGTGTTATTCTAAgcatggtcagagagagagagagagagagagatcatagccTGAAAGGTCATGCCCCAAAAGTCCATggggtggagtgagagagagagagagagagagagagagagaaagagagagagagagagagagagacagagagagagagagagagagagagagagagagagagagagagagagagagagacagagagagagagagagagagagagagagagagagagagagagagagaagagggagagagagagagacagagagagacagagagagagacagagagagagaaagagagagagagagagagagacagagagagagacagagagagagagagagggagagagacagagagagagagagagagagagagagacagagagagagagagacagagagagagaagagagagagagagagagagagagagagagagagagagagagagtatctcACTACAGCAGATCAGGAACAAATAAGAGAAAGAACAATGAAGACCTTTTAATAAGCATCTGAGTTGTTGACCAATAGTATTACTGTACAGTTAACCAccaatcagatatcagacctACATGATGTAACCAAGGCTTCTCAAAGGTGAGCCAATGGAGGGTTGGCAAGACCAGCACAGATAATACTGAATTCCTAGGAAAACACAGAGGAAATGATTGCATACAGTTGATAAGGAGAGTCCCTTTGGGGGGCTGCCCTACAATATGACAAGGAACCCTCTTGTAGAAATACTGTCTGTGCAGGCTTTTGCTCTAGTAGGGCTGGAACAAATCCCTGCAGAAGGGTAGCTCTGCAGGAGGGCTGGCAACCTCTTTGCAGTAGGTAATGATACTGATCATGTAACCCATATCACCATGTTGTGCCCATATGATACGGTGAGTTCAGTCCTTACATTAACTCTTCTTCAGTTGGATCTTCAACTGCCTTAGGAAAGCAGACAAGAACAGGGACAACAAGCTGAGTCTGAAGGAGCTGAAGGACTTCCTGCACCAGATCAACATCGAGGTGGACGATCAATACGCAGAGAAGCTCTTCCAGGTGAACACTTGAATGAAATACTTTATTTTATTGTATAATTTAATAACTTTTATAATTCTCAGAAAAGAGCTCAAATCGTCTTCTAGGTGAACACGTCACAATATAAAATATGACAAAGTGTAGAGGCCTGGTTTACAGTGTAGAGGTCTAGTGTACAGTGTAGAGGCCTGGTGTACAGTATAGAGGCCTGGTTTACAGTGTAGAGGCCTGGTGTACAGTGTAGCGGCCTGGTGTACAGTGTAGAGGCCTGGTGTACAGTGTAGAGGCCTGGTGTACAGTGTAGAGGCCTGGTTTACAGTGTAGAGGCCTGGTGTACAGTGTAGAGGCCTGGTGTACAGTGTAGAGGCCTGGTGTACAGTGTAGAGGCCTGGTTTACAGTGTAGAGGCCTGGTGTACAGTGTAGAGGACTGGTTTACAGTGTAGAGGCCTGGTGTACAGTGTAGAGGCCTGGTGTACAGTGTAGAGGCCTGGTTTACAGTGTAGAGACCTGGTGTACAGTGGAGGCCTGGTTTACAGTGTAGAGGCCTGGTGTACAGTATAGAGGCCTGGTGTACAGTGTAGAGGCCTGGTTTACAGTGTAGAGGCCTGGTTTACAGTGTAGAGGCCTGGTGTACAGTGTAGAGGCCTGGTGTACAGTATAGAGGCCTGGTTTACAGTGTCTCtaacatggaacccaaaccggctgcgtgcgccatcgtgcataaatgtattttgtccccccacacgaaacgcgatcacgacacgcaggttaaaatatcaaaacaaactctgaaccaattatattaatttggggacaggtcgaaaagcattaaacatttatggcaatttagctagctagcttgcagttgctagctaatttgtcctgggatataaacattgagttgttattttacctgaaatgcacaaggtcctctactccaccaattaatccacacataaaacggtcaaccgaatcgtttctagtcatctctcctccttccaggccttttcttctcttgactttatatcgCGATTAAACAATTTCATAAaataggtgcattaccgccactgacctcgttcgtctttcagtcacccacgtggttataaccaatgaggagatgggagaggcaggacttgcagcgcgatctgcgtcacaaatagaagtgacttctattttagcccttggcaacgcagacactcGTTGGCTCGCGCGAGCAGTGTttgtgcaataattgaataatatagatttctaaatgtattttgcaacgatCGCACACGCGACGCGAACGGTGTAGTCAGCTTGTAAGGTGCTTGTTCTTGAGGAGAAGCTTTGTCTTCTGTCTTTTACACTCCACCTTCAAGATAGACAAGGAGGCAGGGGTCAGCGGTCAGGAGGCAGGGTCAAgaggcagagtcaggagtcaggggtCAGGAACAGGGTCAGGAGGCAGGGGTCAGGAGGCAGGGGTCAGGAGGCAGGATCAGGAGACATGGGTCAGGAGGCAGGGTCAGGAGGCAGGGGTCAGGAGGCAGGGGTCAGGAGAGCAACAGCATTTTGATGCACCAATGAATGtctttctccctatctccatCCTGTAGGAGTGTGACCAGTCTAAGTGTGGCCACCTGGCTGGCGATGAGATAGAGCACTTCTACAGCCTTTTGACCCATCGCCAGGAGATAGACACCATCTACGGAGAATACGCTAAGACCACGGGCTTCATGAGCGCTGAAAATCTACTGGAGTTCCTGAttaaagagcagagagaggaggcaacGCTAGCCGATGCACACAGACTCATTAACAAGTACGAATTGGATGATAAAGGTGATTATGAACGAATATTTAGTTGTTATGCCTTCACAACAACATAGAAGAGCATTCATAAAGTCTTCCTAAGCCCTACATACAGTAGACGTTTCAAAAAATCATTTAGAAGAAAAATCCTACTACATAACACAGCATTCCCTGGAGGGTGAGACTGGGCAGCTCTCAAATGACAAATGGGAGCTGTCCAAATCATTTCAAACAGTTCAGAGTTAACTTCCTATTCAGTAACGACACTTCTGCTCATTTGAATTGTCAGCAGTCTATCTTGTAGTTAGAGTCTGACATCTGTCTGGTCTATCTGCAGCCAAAGAGAAGCAGCTGATGACCCAAGATGGTTTCCTGATGTATCTCCACATGCCCGAGGGTCTGGTGCTGAATCCTACCCACAAGGCCGTGCACCAGGACATGAGCCAGCCCCTGAACCACTACTTCATCTCCTCGTCTCACAACACATACCTAATGGAAGACCAGCTCAAAGGGCCCAGCAGTACTGAGGCCTATGCCAGGTATAAATGACAGACATCATCTAGGACAATGTTTTTCCAAACCTCTCCTTGAGTAACCTCAGCTAGTTCCACTTATTTGATCTATTCTGGTATTACAGTAGTACACTTGATTCAAATGGTCTGGACTAAGTTTTACTAGCTATTGTAATGTTTCTTAGCTTCTATTCTTATGGAAGACACTGTGGACATTTAAAAACCTGTACTTGTCAGTGTCTGCCTTTGAATGAATCAAGTCAGGACATGTTGTTAAACATTTGTTTAAACAGTTATAACCCTTCGTAGGGCTCTTATAAAACAGTTATAACCCTTCGTAGGGCTCTTATAAAACAGTTATAACCCTTTGTAGGGCTCTTATGAAACCGTTATAACCCTTCGTAGGGCTCTTATAAAACAGTTATAACCCTTCGTAGGGCTCTTATAAAACAGTTATAACCCTTCGTAGGGCTCTTATAAAACAGTTATAACCCTAAATAAAACCGTTATAACCCTTCGTAGGGCTCTTATGAAACAGTTATAACCCTTCGTAGGGCTCTTATGAAACCGTTATAACCCTTCGTAGGGCTCTTATGAAACAGTTATAACCCTTCGTAGGGCTCTTATGAAACCATTATAACCCTTCGTAGGGCTCTTATAAAACAGTTATAACCCTTCGTAGGGCTCTTATAAAACAGTTATAACCATTCGTAGGGCTCTTATAAAACACTTATTACCGTTCGTAGGGCGCTTATAAAACAGTCATAACCGTTCGTAGGGCTCTTATAAAGGGCTGTCGCTGTGTGGAGCTGGACTGCTGGGACGGGTCAGACGGAGAGCCAGTCATCTACCATGGATACACCCTCACTTCCAAGATCCTGTTTAAAGACACCATCAAAGCAATCAAGGAGTACGCCTTTAAGGTAGACTAAAGTTCCATGTCAACTTTGTAGAATTgtatctgtcctgtcctgtttaaTTCATATCATGGTTTGATGACAACAGATTTCTTTTTGCAATGGGTTAATTACAGATGGTCATCCTTCTTATCAACAGAGGCCCAAAAGGCTTGGGCTGACCCCGTGTCAAATACTTACGCTTCACTTCATTTTGTTTGTCCAGTACAATGAAATCAAAGGAATATTCCCAAAAGTCTAAACTCCATGCTAAATCAAGCGCCTACAGAAATGATTTCACACATTTATTTGACTCAGGTCTGGAGTTGAACTGTAtttaactgtctctgtctgtccccagacCTCGGACTACCCAGTGATCCTGTCCTTGGAGAATCACTGTAGTGTGGAGCAGCAGAGGGTCATGGCCCAGCACATGAGCTCCATCCTGGGCAGCGCTCTGCTCACCTCCCCCCTGGGGGACCAGATGCCCACAGACTTTCCCTCCCCAGAGGTGGCTGGCTAtagtctctagtctactgtttCATATAAGAGTCACTGTCTGCGTGTATATGAGGAAGTGTATGATATGCGGAATTCTTACAGTTTCCCTCTTTTCACAACACATTCTAGATTTACTTCTGTTTTAATGTGCCTAGTGCTTCCTAGGACCAGGAGCATTTCCTGTCCAGGAATGTCTCTAGTTCCTTAGGCAAGAAGAACttaaaaatatacactgagtatacaaaacattatgaacacctgctctttccctgacatagactgaccaggtgaatccaggtgaaagatgatcccttattgatgtcacttgttaaaaacGTCTTCTgcctgggggcagtattgagtagcttggatgaataaggtgcccagattaaacggcctgctactcagtTCCagctgctaatatatgcatattattagtatatttggatagaaaacactctgaacagtttctaaaactgtttgaatgatgtctgtgagtataacagaactcatatggcaggcaaaaacctgagaaaaatccaaccaggaagtgggaaatctgaggtgtGTCGTTTTTCAattcattccctattgaagacacagtgggatattggtcatgttgcacttcctaaggcttccactagatgtcaacagtctttagaaacttgtttgaggcttacactgtaaaggaggggctcataaaggctgtttgagtcagtggtctggcagagtgccacaggctcgtgacgctcgttcacgtgagaggtagctcgcgttccattgctttttctacagacaaaggaattctccagtttgaacattattgaagatttatgttaacaacatcctaaagatggattctatacatcgtttgacatgtttctacggactgtaatggaactttttgacatttcgtttGCTCCTATTGAACGCGCttcgtgactttggatttgtttacaaaacgtGCTAACATTTGGacatacatgatggacattatcgaacaaaacaaacatttattgtggaactgggattcctgggagtgcattctgatgaagatcatcaaaggtaagtgaatatttatcatgttatttctgacttctgttgactgcacaatatggcggatatctttttggctggtttgggctctgagcgccgtactcagagtattgcatggtttgctttttccgtaaagcttttatgaaatctgacacagtggttgcattaaggagaagtggatttAAAATtcaatgtataacacttgtatctttgatcaatgtttattatgagtatttctggaaATTGATTTGGCTCTCtacaaaatcaccagatgtttttggaactactgaacataacacgccaatgtatactgagattttttgatacaaatatgaactttaccgaacaaaacatatatgttcatcatctgatgaagatcatcaaaggttagtgattaattttatctctatttctgctttttgtggcTCCTGTCTTTGgcgggaaaaatggctgtgtttttctgtgacttggtggtgacctaacataatcgtctgtggagcttttgctgtaaagcctatgtgaaatcggacactgtggtggaatTAACAACaatattacctttaaaatggtataagatacttgtatgttggaggaattttaattgtgagatatctgttgttttgaatttggcaccctgcactttcactggctgttgtcatatcgatcccgttagcgggatctcagccgtaAGAAGCTAAATcacttcaatcagtttagatgaatgggaggagacaggttaaataattattttaaacaatttaagtgcctttgaacagggtatggtagtagatgccaggcacacaggtttgtgtcaagaactgcttgTGTCAAGAACTtgttttttcacactcaacagtttaccgtgtgtttcaagaatggtccaccacccaatggacatccagttaacttgacacaactgtgggaggcattggagtcaacatgggccagcatcctttgcaacgcttttgacaccaacgaattgaggctgttctgagggcaaaactcAATATTAGATAGGTGTTTCCtagtgtttggtatactcagtgtatatagtttTATTCCATCACATTATCAGAGTCTTTGTGAACTAACACATTAAGATAATTTTTATATGTGTGTCACATTCGTCAGGAGCTGAAGGGGAGGTTCCTGGTCAAAGGGAAGAGGTTAACTAAACTGGAGGCCTGCTTTGGCCCTGAGGAGACAGCTGGGGATGATGGTAGCTtaactgaggaggaggaggatgacaaagaggaggaggaagaggagaagaagaaggccACGGTAGGGAAATAGGAGCCAAACCTACTATGGCACTCCAATAGTATCATTGTGACGGACCCCTCCCTGTCTTCTACACCATATAACTGTATTGCAACATACTGtgtatgttctatatgttctatatgttctatatgttatgtatgttctatatgttctatatgttatgtatgttctgtatgttccatatgttctatatgttctgtatgttctatatgttctatatgttatgtatgttctatatgttatgtatgttctatatgttctgtatgttctatatgttctgtatgttctatatgttatgtatgttctatatgttatgtatgttctatatgttccatatgttctatatgttctgtatgttatgtatgttctatatgttatgtatgttctatatgttctatatgttctgcaTTTTCTATATGTTCTATATGTTatatatgttctgtatgttctatatgttctatatgttctgtatgttctgtatgttctatatgttctgtatgttctatatgttctgtatatgttatgtatgttctatatgttctgtatgttctatatgttctatatgttctctatgttctatatgttctgtatgttctatatgttctatatgttctgtatgttctatatgttctgtatgttctatatgttatgtatgttctatatgttctgtatgttctatatgttatgtatgttctatatgttctatatgttctatatgttctgtatgttccatatgttatgtatgttctgtatgttctatatgttctagTAGAGCTGGAGTGTGTTACCATTCTGCCCAACCTACTGTACAGTAAAGCTGAAGTGAGGTGAAGTGTGAATGTGTTTGATCTGCAGGAAGGTAAAAAACTGAAGCTGGCTAAGGAGCTGTCAGACATGGTGATCTACTGTAAGAGCGTCCATTTCAACGGATTCCAGGACGCTAAAGATAACCTGGGCTTCTACGAGATGTCCTCCTTCAAGGAAAGGAAAGCTATGGCGTTGGCTGAGGAGTCTGGTGAGCATGTTAACTGTGAAGCTGAGGAGTCTGGTCATGTTAACTGTGAAGCTGAGGAGTCTGGTGAGCATGTTAACTGTGAAGCTGAGGAGTCTGGTGAGCATGTTAACTGAAGCTGAGGAGTCTGGTGAGGTTAGTCTGGGAGTCTGGTGAGCATGTTAACTGTGAAGCTGAGGAGTCTGGTGAGCATGTTAACTGTGAAGCTGAGGAGTCTGGTGAGTTAACATGTTGGTGAGCATGTTAACTGTGAAGCTGAGGAGTCTGGTGAGCATGTTAACTGTGAAGCTGAGGAGTCTGGTCATGTTAACTGTGAAGCTGAGGAGTCTGGTGAGCATGTTAACTGTGAAGCTGAGGAGTCTGGTGAGCATGTTAACTGTGAAGCTGAGGAGTCTGGTGAGCATGTTAACTGTGAAGCTGAGGAGTCTGGTGAGCATGTTAACTGTGAAGCTGAGGAGTCTGGTGAGCATGTTAACTGTGAAGCTGAGGAGTCTGGTGAGCATGTTAACTGTGAAGCTGAGGAGTCTGGTGAGCATGTTAACTGTGAAGCTGAGGAGTCTGGTGAGCATGTTAACTGTGAAGCTGAGGAGGAGTCTGGTGAGCATGTTAACTGTGAAGCTGAGGAGTGTGAGCATGAGCATGTTAACTGTGAAGCTGAGGAGTCTGGTGAGCATGTTAACTGTGAAGCTGAGGAGTCTGGTGAGCATGTTAACTGTGAAGCTGAGGAGTCTGGTCATGTTAACTGTGAAGCTGAGGAGTCTGGTGAGCATGTTAACCGTGAAGCTGAGGAGTCTGGTGAGAATGTTAATTGTGAAGCTGAGTGTGTCGTGGGgggtacattttttattttgctcAAGCGTTTAGCTATCGCCACTTATCGCAGAAAATGTTTAGCAAATATAGGGAGTGTTACTTTATTCACCATGAACGAAGATCAGTTTACCCACCCTTTTTtttaacctctacatcactgCTGTGAAGGTTATATTAGACTAACACAAATGGAGAAAATTATTTCAACTTCATTGAACTTAATTGTACACAAAGATAGTACACAAAACATCTTGTTAATAGTTTCTCATCACACTCCAGTAAGGATATGAGAATGACGTCGTTCTGTATAGTTTCTGTAGAGCTAagtgacatctctctctctttttgttttctctttctctctctttttgttcgctctctctcttgttttgttctctctctatctctctctctctcttgttttgttctctctctatctctctctctctcttgttttgttctctctctctatctctcttttgtttgttctctctcttgttttgttctctctctctctctctccctctctccagccaaCAGCTACATCCATCACAATGTGGACAAGCTGAGTCGTATCTATCCAGCAGGCACCAGAACAGActcctccaactataaccctgtACCTTTGTGGAACGCAGGCTGTCAGATCGGTAAGACTGTCTAAAAGAAGAAGGGACAAGGGCAAGAGGGAATGTTTTCATGTAGTAAATGTGCTGTGGTACAATTCTCTCCTGAAGttaggcagcaggtagcctagcggttaagactGTTGTGTCTTTAGTATCATTAAAGGTGAAGACTTATTTTATctaatcaattctctgtaattattattatgtgattaaacaaatcatgtaaatataattaactaggaagtcggggcaacACGAAAAAttttcagattacaaagttacaATTTTCTGAATACAACTCTTCAGGTATTTTAATATCTGAT
This DNA window, taken from Oncorhynchus tshawytscha isolate Ot180627B linkage group LG10, Otsh_v2.0, whole genome shotgun sequence, encodes the following:
- the LOC112259672 gene encoding 1-phosphatidylinositol 4,5-bisphosphate phosphodiesterase delta-1 isoform X2 — its product is MEDGQRRRTTLPGTIIGARKFDIMETNGINDKHGMEGDTDLQFLLVGGDLLKVRSSSWKKTRFYKLQEDCQTMWHESKKTFKFNQTFSIKDISVVRAGRQSEGLRKNTEEPVEGRCFSIIFKGRRKNLDLMASSEEEAKQWVTSLEKIMSNMENLNSQQKTEHWIFNCLRKADKNRDNKLSLKELKDFLHQINIEVDDQYAEKLFQECDQSKCGHLAGDEIEHFYSLLTHRQEIDTIYGEYAKTTGFMSAENLLEFLIKEQREEATLADAHRLINKYELDDKAKEKQLMTQDGFLMYLHMPEGLVLNPTHKAVHQDMSQPLNHYFISSSHNTYLMEDQLKGPSSTEAYARALIKGCRCVELDCWDGSDGEPVIYHGYTLTSKILFKDTIKAIKEYAFKTSDYPVILSLENHCSVEQQRVMAQHMSSILGSALLTSPLGDQMPTDFPSPEELKGRFLVKGKRLTKLEACFGPEETAGDDGSLTEEEEDDKEEEEEEKKKATEGKKLKLAKELSDMVIYCKSVHFNGFQDAKDNLGFYEMSSFKERKAMALAEESANSYIHHNVDKLSRIYPAGTRTDSSNYNPVPLWNAGCQIVSLNFQTSCNDMDVNQGRFLTNGKTGYVLKPAYMRDLGSEFDPITLTAGPWLQHKTLHLMIVSAQQLPKVNQKKTSIVDALVKVEIHGVPADTADKETPYIENNGFNPMWNENFKFDVYVPELALVRFVVEDHDSVTDNDFVGQFTVPFTSLQMGYRHVPLLNKEGDPLPSAGLFVHIMIMDA
- the LOC112259672 gene encoding 1-phosphatidylinositol 4,5-bisphosphate phosphodiesterase delta-1 isoform X1 translates to MQCIQRQPKRTRSEELLHNEKSKKVTRLNVKLLGMEGDTDLQFLLVGGDLLKVRSSSWKKTRFYKLQEDCQTMWHESKKTFKFNQTFSIKDISVVRAGRQSEGLRKNTEEPVEGRCFSIIFKGRRKNLDLMASSEEEAKQWVTSLEKIMSNMENLNSQQKTEHWIFNCLRKADKNRDNKLSLKELKDFLHQINIEVDDQYAEKLFQECDQSKCGHLAGDEIEHFYSLLTHRQEIDTIYGEYAKTTGFMSAENLLEFLIKEQREEATLADAHRLINKYELDDKAKEKQLMTQDGFLMYLHMPEGLVLNPTHKAVHQDMSQPLNHYFISSSHNTYLMEDQLKGPSSTEAYARALIKGCRCVELDCWDGSDGEPVIYHGYTLTSKILFKDTIKAIKEYAFKTSDYPVILSLENHCSVEQQRVMAQHMSSILGSALLTSPLGDQMPTDFPSPEELKGRFLVKGKRLTKLEACFGPEETAGDDGSLTEEEEDDKEEEEEEKKKATEGKKLKLAKELSDMVIYCKSVHFNGFQDAKDNLGFYEMSSFKERKAMALAEESANSYIHHNVDKLSRIYPAGTRTDSSNYNPVPLWNAGCQIVSLNFQTSCNDMDVNQGRFLTNGKTGYVLKPAYMRDLGSEFDPITLTAGPWLQHKTLHLMIVSAQQLPKVNQKKTSIVDALVKVEIHGVPADTADKETPYIENNGFNPMWNENFKFDVYVPELALVRFVVEDHDSVTDNDFVGQFTVPFTSLQMGYRHVPLLNKEGDPLPSAGLFVHIMIMDA